The stretch of DNA GTGTTATTCCCATTTCTTAAAATATTCCAAATCAATTCGATTGCAACTATTAATTGCCTAAGCGTGTACCTGTCATCTATATTGTGGAAAACTCAGAAATTGAATAAAATTACTTGCTATGTTTGTCCCTGATTAGTTACTGATTTTTAATGATTTAATAAAAATGTTATGTAAAAAATAATTCTCCAGGAAAACCCAATAAGTCTTAGCAGACCCTGACGGGAATTTCCATTATAAAGCAGAATATGAGGAAGTATTGCTTCATATTTTTAGAAGTAGGCTGCAAACCTACAAAAAAAATCATATTTACTTTATGCAAATACGCTGAAATTTTTCTTGTAAACTTCTAATGCAACTACTTATTTTCACTTAGAAATATTGACTGATTAAATATAAAACGCTTGCCTGAGAATGAAAATATCATTTACATTTCTTTTCCAATAACTCTTCTAATTGCACCAAATCCGTATTTGTCTGATGCATTTTACCCATCCACTTCGGACAACGATTGGCATTCAATGGGTGTCCAATAACAGGGATTCCTGCTTGACTCACTTTTTTCATTCCTTCTCTTAACTCAGGAATACAAGCTATTCCCAACACCCCAATGCTTTCGTTTCTATTTCTATATTGCTTGAATAATGGTTTTAAGCTTTTCCCACTCCACAAATAAGCTTCAATTTTGTGCTTTTTAAGAAAAGAACTAATCACACCCAATAAACAAGCTGTTGAACAATTGACACAAACCTTTTCAAAATCTTTTTTTATCGACTTGCATTCAAGGTTTTCATCTCGCAAACAATAGGGAAGTAAAGCTATTCTATTTTGGCAATTCTTAAATCTGGACAAATTGATCCTATTCAGAATTCCAATTTCCAACATAAACAGATGATGTTGTTTTTCTGTGGTCCAAACAACTTTTTCTCGAAGTTTGAAACGACTTAGTTGCTTGAGGTGATTTTCGGTGCCTGAGGTATAGGCAGATAGTTTGTCAAAAATTAAATCACTTATTTCATTCTGAATTGATCTATCTGCATTTGCTTTTTGAATTACTCTTGTAGTAAAAGAAAGTTGACTCTGTTTGCGAA from Bacteroidota bacterium encodes:
- a CDS encoding DUF116 domain-containing protein produces the protein MTIPFLRNTYTPVQGQTYSLFDGITTYKYFRTIESIIDKLLIDSDLNSLLQEVRKQSQLSFTTRVIQKANADRSIQNEISDLIFDKLSAYTSGTENHLKQLSRFKLREKVVWTTEKQHHLFMLEIGILNRINLSRFKNCQNRIALLPYCLRDENLECKSIKKDFEKVCVNCSTACLLGVISSFLKKHKIEAYLWSGKSLKPLFKQYRNRNESIGVLGIACIPELREGMKKVSQAGIPVIGHPLNANRCPKWMGKMHQTNTDLVQLEELLEKKCK